From Methylomonas sp. EFPC3, a single genomic window includes:
- a CDS encoding beta-ketoacyl-ACP synthase: protein MKRVVVTGMAGLSPIGNDWPTIAQHLQSGRTGIRALAEWDQYRGLNTRLAAPVEFERPAHYSRKQTRSMGRVALLATYATELALVDAGLLDHPCLGSGNTGIAYGSCAGSFEAIADFGNMLLNHATDGLNATSYIRMMAHTAPVNIGLFFGINGRVYTTSSACTSGSQGIGYAYEAIKYGKQQVMVAGGADELSASEAAVFDTLFATSLRNAEPDKSPRPFDRDRDGLVIGEGAGTLVLEELEHALARGAHIYAEVAGFGTNSDGLHVTQPDAASMQTTMRLALQDAGLPASAIGYISAHGTATEHGDIAESRATFAVFGGNTPISALKSFTGHTLGACGALEAWATIMMMNAGWFHPTANLEQVDPACADLDYIRDQSRLVDTEYVISNNFAFGGINTALIFKRF, encoded by the coding sequence TTGAAGCGGGTGGTGGTTACCGGCATGGCCGGTTTGTCGCCGATCGGCAACGACTGGCCGACGATAGCCCAGCATCTGCAAAGCGGCCGTACCGGCATACGCGCCCTCGCCGAATGGGACCAATACCGGGGCCTGAATACCCGGCTGGCGGCGCCGGTGGAATTCGAACGGCCGGCCCACTACAGCCGCAAACAAACCCGCAGCATGGGCCGGGTAGCGCTGCTCGCGACTTACGCCACCGAACTGGCTTTGGTCGACGCCGGCTTGCTAGATCACCCCTGTCTGGGCAGCGGCAATACCGGCATCGCTTACGGCAGCTGCGCCGGCAGTTTCGAGGCGATCGCCGATTTCGGCAATATGCTGTTGAATCACGCCACCGACGGTCTCAACGCCACCTCGTACATCCGGATGATGGCGCATACCGCGCCGGTCAATATCGGCCTGTTTTTCGGCATCAACGGCCGGGTGTATACCACCTCCAGCGCCTGTACCTCGGGCAGCCAGGGCATCGGTTACGCCTACGAAGCGATCAAATACGGCAAGCAGCAGGTCATGGTGGCCGGCGGCGCCGACGAATTGTCGGCCTCGGAAGCGGCGGTGTTCGACACCCTGTTCGCCACCAGTCTGCGCAATGCCGAACCGGACAAATCCCCACGGCCGTTCGACCGCGACCGCGACGGTCTGGTGATCGGCGAAGGCGCCGGCACGCTGGTACTGGAGGAACTGGAGCATGCCCTGGCCCGCGGCGCGCATATCTACGCCGAAGTCGCAGGTTTCGGCACCAACTCCGACGGCCTGCACGTGACCCAGCCGGACGCAGCCAGCATGCAAACCACGATGCGGCTGGCGCTGCAGGATGCCGGCCTGCCGGCGTCGGCCATCGGCTATATCAGCGCCCACGGCACCGCCACCGAACATGGCGATATCGCCGAAAGCCGCGCCACCTTCGCAGTATTCGGCGGCAACACCCCGATCAGCGCATTGAAAAGTTTCACCGGCCACACCCTGGGCGCTTGCGGCGCGCTGGAAGCCTGGGCAACGATCATGATGATGAACGCCGGCTGGTTTCACCCGACCGCGAATCTGGAGCAGGTCGACCCGGCCTGCGCCGATCTGGACTATATTCGTGACCAAAGCCGGTTGGTGGACACCGAGTACGTGATCAGCAATAACTTCGCCTTCGGCGGCATCAATACGGCGCTGATTTTCAAACGTTTTTAA